Below is a genomic region from Candidatus Gastranaerophilales bacterium.
TTTTTTTGAATTCTTTAATAGCAACAGGTCCTGTAATGTCGTTTGCGAGTGTGATGTCAACTTTAGCTGTAATCAAGTCACCAGGTTTAACTTCATCAAGTCCTGCGTGTTTTGCCAATATCTTTTCTGTAATATTCATTGGTCTCGGCATAAATAAAACCCTCATTTATTCTTATAACGTGTTAATTTTATTACAAAAAAGCGTATTGGGCAAATCTTATATATATTTATAATCAGTCTTTTTGAGGGCGTTGGGTTTTGAGTACAAATACAAGAGGAATCGCTATAAAAGAAACCAACGATGCAAATTGAAATAAATCAGAGAAAGCACATAGTTTTGCTTGAGTTAATAGTTGTTTGTATAAGACGACATTTGCTTTTTTGGTTGCAATAATCATTGCCGAATTGTTGCTGAAAAAGTGTTGTAAAGCGGAAAAATGTTTTACAAAAATAGGGTTGTAAACAGTCATGTTTTTTAATAAATAAGTCTGATGAACTTGCGATAAGCTTATTGCAAAGCTGGAGGCGAGAGATGTGAACATTGAACCGGTTACGCATTTTGTTAAACTGTGAATACCTGCTGCATTTGCGATTTCGTTTTTCGGTAAAGTTCCTAATGCGATTGCTGAAACAGGTACAAGTGCAAAAACAGAGCCTATTCCGAATAACACATTTGACAGGATAATTGTTGTTGGGGCAATTTGGAGATTTAAGTCTGCACACATTCCGATAGATAAGCCTATAAATACAAATCCGATGGTTATTAAAAGTCTTAAATCATATAATTGACAAAGTTTTCCGATAAATAATAATGCGACGCAAGCTATTACTCTGCTTGCCAGTGCCAATCCTGTTAAGGCTGCCGTGTAATGCATAAGTCCTTGATAAAATTGAGGTAATAAAATTATTGTGACGCACACCATTATGTTTACTAGCACGCCAAGAATTGTTCCTGCGAAAAAATTCGTGTCCTTGAAAACTCTAAGATTTACTATTGGTTCTCTGTTTTCAAGTTCCCAAATGACGAACAAAAACATATTTGCAATAGAAAAAATACTTAACCAGCAAATCCAACTGCAGTCGAACCAGCCGAATTGTTGTCCTTTGTCCAAAATAATTTGCATTGAAAATAGCCATAAAATCAAAAAGGTTAATCCTAAAAAATCCACCTGCTCTTTTTTTGATTGTTTTATTGTGTCATTAATCGTAAGAGGTATCAAAATTAATGATAAAATGCCAATCGGAATGTTTATTATGAAAATCCATTGCCAAGAAAAATTGTCTACCAAAAGTCCACCTACTGTGGGTCCCATTATTGATGAAACCATTATGGCAAAAATGAAAATTGCCATTGCGTCACCTTTCCTGTCTTTTGGGAATTCTTGCAGTAATATGGATTGAGATAAAGGCATCAAGACTCCGCCACCTATTCCTTGGACAATTCTTCCTATAATAAGAACGAGTAAATTTGGGGCAACGGTACAGATTATTGACCCCAAAGTAAATAACAAAATAAATATTTTCAAAAAATCAAGTCTTCCGAGCTTTCTTTCAAGCCACCCTGTTAATGGAAGGACGATTCCATTTGCAATCATGTAGCTCGTTACTACCCATTTTGCTTCGTCATTGGTAGAGCCGAAAGAGCCCGCTATATGTGGTAATGCTACATTTGTTGCACTTGTTGCCAGAAAGGCGAAGAATGTAGGCATTGTAACAATCAATGATATTAGCCATAGGGGCGTACTTTTTAACTGTTTGTCGCTTGAGGTTGTCATTATTTTATCTTAACCCTTGGTACAACTGACATTCCCGGGGTTATATTGAATTGAGAAATATCTTCGTCGAATAGAATTTTAACGGGAATACGTTGGACAACTTTGACATAGCTGCCAACAGCGTTTTCAGGAGGAAACAGGCTTGTTTTTGCTCCCGAAGCTCTTTGTATGCTATCGATTTTTCCTTTGAATTTTTTTGAAGGATAAGTGTCTATTTTTATGGCGACAGATTGTCCTTTTTTCATATTTGTAAGTTGCGTTTCTTTGAAGTTGGCAATAACCCAAACATTTTGTGAAACAATTGATGTAAGCACTTGACCTACTTGCACATAGTTGCCAATTTCTACATTTCTTGCAGATATGTTTCCGTCTTGGGGGGCATAAATTTTGGTATAGGATAAATTTAATTTTGCTTGAGCGAGTTGAGCTTCTGTTTTTTCTACGATTGCTGAGTTTACATCTTGTTTAGATGAGCCGGATTTAACCGAAGCTTTTAGTGATTTTTCTCTATCTTTAGCCTGTTTATAGGCTGTTTCTGCGGAGTCAAATTCTTGTTTTGTGCATAAGCCTTCTTTTTTAAGTTTTTTATAACGGTCAAAATCTCTTGTTGTAAAGTTTAGGTTTTTATTTGCTTGGGCCAAGTCTGCTTCTGATTTTTCGGTATCATCAGAGGAAACATTTCGGTTTGCTTTAGCTTCTTTAAGGCTGCTTTCAAGTTCTTTGACTTTGTTTTCGTAATCCCTTGAGTCTATTTCTAAAAGAAGTTGTCCTTTTTTCACGAAATCGTTGTCGTTGAAATTCAGTTTTACGATATTTCCTGAAACTTTAGGTGCGATGGCAACGAATCTTCCTTCAATGAAAGCGTCGTCGGTGCTTTGGTATTGCAATGAGTCTATGAATGACATAATGCCTGTAAATACTAAAAAAAGCATTATTATTGAAGGAATTAATACTCTTTTCTTTTGATAAGGTTTTCTGTGTTTTGATTTTATGGTTTTTAATCTGATTTTTGCTTCTTGTTCAAATATATCTTTCGGCTTTTTGTGTTTCATTTTCTTAATCCTTGTTAGCTAAATTTTCCTGAATTTTAGAAAGAACTTTAATGCATATATACATATCATCAGCTGATATATGCTCCAGATATTTTTCTCTGGAGTTTTGCATTAATGGGAGTATTTTATTTCTTAATTCTTTACCTTTTTTTGTGATTTTTATTTTGTTGACTTGTTTTTTATTTTCTGTTTTGCAGATTTTTTCGATATATCCGTTTTTCCCCAGTACGGAGAGTATTCGAGTCATATTTGATTTATCTTTGTAGAGCTGTTCGCAGAGTTTATTTTGGTAAAAAAGGGTATCTTCATTTAGCATGCTCAAAACAACGTATTGTTCAGGTGTTATGTCGAAATTTTTCTTAGCAAAGAGTTCCAAGTTGTGGACTTTTATAGCTCTACCTGCCTGAACGATAGCGTTTCCTATTAATTTTTCAAAAATTTCTTTCAACATTTTTCTTTCCTTGTATAGTTGTTATGATAACTCAATAATTTGAATTTGCAATAGTGTTTGGTTTTTTATTTTGATATATTTGCATTAGAGCTAGTTGCTTTTTATTTTTTTATGTTATTATGATAACAAATTGGTGGCGTTATGAAAAAGATAATTTTTATTTTTATACTATTTACTGTCTTCGGAATGTTTAATTCCTCTTATGCAAAAGAAAACATCGAGAATTCATATAGATTGCAATATCTGAATATTCCGTTTTGGTCCAACTTTAACGATGAAATATTGATAGATGGTTTGAGTAAATTATATGACAATAACAATGACCTCAAGGTAACTTCGCTAAAGGTCTCGGAGGCTCAACGTTTAGTCAAAATGTCATTTGCTAACGAATTGCCAAACATTGGCTTTAACGGATATGTAGGGCACGTCTTTAAATCTTCAGATGAGGTTTTTGGCGATATTACTATCCCTGATTATACCGAGTCTCATTTTTTGCTTCCTTTATCTATGAATTATGAGATTGATATTTGGGGCAAAAATCATTTGAAAACAAAGTCACAATATAAAAATCTGGAAATGGTTAAACAAGATGAAAAATCGGTTTATATATCACTTACATCAACCTTTGCGGGCGATTATTTTACTTTAATAAAGATAGACAAGTTGATTTCTATACAAAAAGAGCTCATCTCTGTTCAGCTAAAATTGTGCGATGCTGTTAAAAAACGCTACGAAATCGGGACTGCAAACATCAATGACGTAATTGAAACCCAAAAAGATTTGACGTACCTTACAGAAAGAATGCAATTCTTAGAAGAAAAACAAGATGTCTTGCAAAATCAAATCAATGTTTTGCTTGCAGATAGAGCTTTTTCGCCTGTTCAACGTATGCCATACGAAAAAATAGATATGAGTCTCCCAATTCCTCAAACTATACAAATAGATAGCATTTCTTCAAGACCTGACTGGATAAAATCAGAATTGAACCTCGAAAGAATAGGCATAAATGTAAAAGTTGCGAAAAAAGAGTTATTACCGAGTTTCGTTCTTAACGGCAATTTGGGGTTTAATGCTTATAGCATTGCCTCGTCTAACACTTTTCTTGCAAATCTCGGCGTTGCTCCAACGATGGATTTGTTTATGGGTGGCAGAAAAATTCAATTTTTAAAACTTCAAAAAGATAATTATGAAATAGGCTTGCAACACTACAACAAAGTGGTTTTGACGTCTATACAAG
It encodes:
- a CDS encoding DHA2 family efflux MFS transporter permease subunit, translating into MTTSSDKQLKSTPLWLISLIVTMPTFFAFLATSATNVALPHIAGSFGSTNDEAKWVVTSYMIANGIVLPLTGWLERKLGRLDFLKIFILLFTLGSIICTVAPNLLVLIIGRIVQGIGGGVLMPLSQSILLQEFPKDRKGDAMAIFIFAIMVSSIMGPTVGGLLVDNFSWQWIFIINIPIGILSLILIPLTINDTIKQSKKEQVDFLGLTFLILWLFSMQIILDKGQQFGWFDCSWICWLSIFSIANMFLFVIWELENREPIVNLRVFKDTNFFAGTILGVLVNIMVCVTIILLPQFYQGLMHYTAALTGLALASRVIACVALLFIGKLCQLYDLRLLITIGFVFIGLSIGMCADLNLQIAPTTIILSNVLFGIGSVFALVPVSAIALGTLPKNEIANAAGIHSLTKCVTGSMFTSLASSFAISLSQVHQTYLLKNMTVYNPIFVKHFSALQHFFSNNSAMIIATKKANVVLYKQLLTQAKLCAFSDLFQFASLVSFIAIPLVFVLKTQRPQKD
- a CDS encoding HlyD family secretion protein; its protein translation is MKHKKPKDIFEQEAKIRLKTIKSKHRKPYQKKRVLIPSIIMLFLVFTGIMSFIDSLQYQSTDDAFIEGRFVAIAPKVSGNIVKLNFNDNDFVKKGQLLLEIDSRDYENKVKELESSLKEAKANRNVSSDDTEKSEADLAQANKNLNFTTRDFDRYKKLKKEGLCTKQEFDSAETAYKQAKDREKSLKASVKSGSSKQDVNSAIVEKTEAQLAQAKLNLSYTKIYAPQDGNISARNVEIGNYVQVGQVLTSIVSQNVWVIANFKETQLTNMKKGQSVAIKIDTYPSKKFKGKIDSIQRASGAKTSLFPPENAVGSYVKVVQRIPVKILFDEDISQFNITPGMSVVPRVKIK
- a CDS encoding TolC family protein codes for the protein MKKIIFIFILFTVFGMFNSSYAKENIENSYRLQYLNIPFWSNFNDEILIDGLSKLYDNNNDLKVTSLKVSEAQRLVKMSFANELPNIGFNGYVGHVFKSSDEVFGDITIPDYTESHFLLPLSMNYEIDIWGKNHLKTKSQYKNLEMVKQDEKSVYISLTSTFAGDYFTLIKIDKLISIQKELISVQLKLCDAVKKRYEIGTANINDVIETQKDLTYLTERMQFLEEKQDVLQNQINVLLADRAFSPVQRMPYEKIDMSLPIPQTIQIDSISSRPDWIKSELNLERIGINVKVAKKELLPSFVLNGNLGFNAYSIASSNTFLANLGVAPTMDLFMGGRKIQFLKLQKDNYEIGLQHYNKVVLTSIQETNDALYSLKSTHKKYLISNNRYNLDTHKLSLVQRQENIGTADNVDLLIKRQEQLLSEQNAVSLKINEIIAFINLYQALGGMNLYQVEKI
- a CDS encoding MarR family transcriptional regulator; the encoded protein is MLKEIFEKLIGNAIVQAGRAIKVHNLELFAKKNFDITPEQYVVLSMLNEDTLFYQNKLCEQLYKDKSNMTRILSVLGKNGYIEKICKTENKKQVNKIKITKKGKELRNKILPLMQNSREKYLEHISADDMYICIKVLSKIQENLANKD